The proteins below come from a single Clostridia bacterium genomic window:
- a CDS encoding plasmid recombination protein, with product MEKYHKNEVVPIEKENERDENYKGENESIDSTRTHNNYHIIERDMSYTEYINRRLAQEGKRPRKDAVLMSSFTFGSDGPYFAHLSLEEQRELFTDATNYFVHTYGEENVISAVVHMDETNPHLHLNLIPFMPDKRLCAKELFCPQALRDLQTNLYEWLETKWHLERGKEGSQAKHLSTAEFKAKKILEQAENQAEEITAGARAENEDLKEANALAEEHLNETRKKIKEARAEKEQIVAERDKEADYSQALEDVKNGDVAHGRRGLKEQVVALTVENKRLQEENANLIRDNEGLFQETQQLRGIEERCNKALKGITMIREREPEAFGRVFFRASGIFQPFVDMFDQPVPLSRSRVDEIKEEIEREKKEEQNKSSSGSNHSSK from the coding sequence ATGGAGAAATACCATAAAAACGAAGTCGTCCCCATCGAGAAAGAGAACGAGCGGGACGAGAATTATAAGGGAGAAAACGAGTCGATTGATTCCACGCGCACCCACAACAACTACCACATCATCGAACGGGATATGAGTTACACCGAGTACATCAATAGGAGGCTCGCGCAAGAAGGAAAGAGACCGAGGAAAGACGCCGTTCTGATGAGTTCGTTTACGTTCGGTTCGGACGGTCCCTACTTCGCTCATTTATCGTTAGAAGAACAAAGGGAACTCTTCACCGACGCAACGAATTATTTTGTCCACACATACGGAGAAGAGAACGTCATCTCCGCCGTTGTCCACATGGATGAAACGAACCCGCATTTGCACTTAAACCTTATCCCCTTTATGCCGGATAAACGCCTGTGCGCCAAAGAGTTGTTTTGCCCACAGGCATTACGGGATTTACAGACCAACCTATACGAGTGGTTGGAAACGAAATGGCATTTGGAAAGAGGAAAAGAAGGAAGTCAAGCAAAACACTTATCCACGGCGGAGTTCAAAGCGAAGAAGATATTGGAACAAGCCGAGAACCAAGCCGAAGAGATCACCGCAGGCGCAAGAGCCGAAAACGAGGATTTAAAGGAAGCCAATGCACTTGCAGAGGAACATCTGAACGAAACAAGGAAGAAAATCAAAGAAGCGAGAGCGGAGAAAGAACAGATCGTAGCGGAGCGGGACAAGGAAGCGGATTATTCTCAAGCGTTGGAGGACGTGAAGAACGGAGACGTCGCCCACGGGAGAAGAGGATTGAAAGAACAAGTCGTCGCCTTGACCGTCGAGAACAAACGACTGCAAGAAGAGAACGCCAATCTTATCAGAGACAACGAAGGCTTATTCCAAGAAACCCAACAGTTAAGAGGAATTGAAGAAAGGTGCAATAAGGCGCTCAAGGGAATAACAATGATCCGCGAGCGCGAGCCGGAAGCGTTCGGACGAGTGTTCTTCCGAGCAAGTGGTATCTTCCAGCCTTTCGTGGATATGTTCGATCAACCTGTTCCTTTATCTCGTAGCCGCGTGGACGAAATAAAAGAGGAAATCGAGAGGGAGAAAAAGGAAGAACAGAACAAAAGCAGTTCGGGTAGTAACCATTCGAGCAAATAG